In Nomia melanderi isolate GNS246 chromosome 4, iyNomMela1, whole genome shotgun sequence, the following are encoded in one genomic region:
- the Tsp26A gene encoding tetraspanin 26A isoform X1 yields MPAVRKYRRDTSEVSCCLKYVIFGFNVMFWWLGLGIMAVGVWAWAEKDTFNNLSRLTNVALDPAFILILVGTVTFIIGFTGCVGALRENTCLLAAYAVFLALLLLMEMAAGVLGFIFKDWIKSQATGGFQAFIIHYREDPDQQNLIDWIQEDWLQCCGIEGPKDWDRNNYFNCSSSDIGSREACGVPFSCCKRKPNEIIKNKQCGYDVRKPSYTGERSIFERGCLRAGEEWLELNLVPVAGTVVSTMVLQNFEVAKVIYEKGCIQAGEEWVERNLLAIATGAVGTAFAQILGICFAQNLRADIFAQKAKWH; encoded by the exons TGGTTGGGTTTGGGCATCATGGCCGTGGGTGTGTGGGCATGGGCTGAGAAAGACACGTTCAACAATTTGTCTCGCCTCACAAACGTTGCGCTCGATCCAGCGTTTATCCTTATTCTAGTCG GTACCGTAACATTTATCATTGGGTTTACGGGGTGTGTCGGTGCACTCAGGGAAAACACGTGCCTCCTAGCTGCG TATGCAGTATTTCtggcattattattactaatggAAATGGCAGCTGGCGTCTTAGGTTTCATTTTTAAAGACTGG ATAAAGTCGCAAGCCACTGGTGGCTTCCAAGCATTTATCATTCACTACAGAGAAGATCCCGATCAGCAGAATCTCATCGATTGGATTCAGGAGGACTGG TTGCAGTGTTGCGGCATTGAGGGGCCTAAAGATTGGGATCGCAATAACTATTTCAATTGTTCTTCGAGCGACATTGGCTCGAGAGAAGCGTGCGGTGTGCCTTTTAGCTGTTGTAAACGAAAACCAAAT gaaatcattaaaaataaacagtGTGGCTACGACGTTAGGAAACCTAGCTAC ACTGGAGAGAGGAGTATATTCGAGAGAGGTTGTCTAAGAGCAGGCGAGGAGTGGCTAGAATTAAATCTCGTACCTGTCGCTGGTACTGTTGTCAGCACTATGGTTTTACAG AACTTTGAAGTTGCCAAAGTGATTTATGAAAAAGGTTGTATTCAGGCTGGGGAAGAATGGGTGGAACGAAATCTCCTCGCGATTGCGACTGGCGCGGTTGGTACAGCATTTGCACAG ATTCTGGGGATCTGTTTCGCTCAGAATCTCCGGGCGGACATATTCGCGCAGAAGGCGAAATGGCATTGA
- the Tsp26A gene encoding tetraspanin 26A isoform X2, whose product MAVGVWAWAEKDTFNNLSRLTNVALDPAFILILVGTVTFIIGFTGCVGALRENTCLLAAYAVFLALLLLMEMAAGVLGFIFKDWIKSQATGGFQAFIIHYREDPDQQNLIDWIQEDWLQCCGIEGPKDWDRNNYFNCSSSDIGSREACGVPFSCCKRKPNEIIKNKQCGYDVRKPSYTGERSIFERGCLRAGEEWLELNLVPVAGTVVSTMVLQNFEVAKVIYEKGCIQAGEEWVERNLLAIATGAVGTAFAQILGICFAQNLRADIFAQKAKWH is encoded by the exons ATGGCCGTGGGTGTGTGGGCATGGGCTGAGAAAGACACGTTCAACAATTTGTCTCGCCTCACAAACGTTGCGCTCGATCCAGCGTTTATCCTTATTCTAGTCG GTACCGTAACATTTATCATTGGGTTTACGGGGTGTGTCGGTGCACTCAGGGAAAACACGTGCCTCCTAGCTGCG TATGCAGTATTTCtggcattattattactaatggAAATGGCAGCTGGCGTCTTAGGTTTCATTTTTAAAGACTGG ATAAAGTCGCAAGCCACTGGTGGCTTCCAAGCATTTATCATTCACTACAGAGAAGATCCCGATCAGCAGAATCTCATCGATTGGATTCAGGAGGACTGG TTGCAGTGTTGCGGCATTGAGGGGCCTAAAGATTGGGATCGCAATAACTATTTCAATTGTTCTTCGAGCGACATTGGCTCGAGAGAAGCGTGCGGTGTGCCTTTTAGCTGTTGTAAACGAAAACCAAAT gaaatcattaaaaataaacagtGTGGCTACGACGTTAGGAAACCTAGCTAC ACTGGAGAGAGGAGTATATTCGAGAGAGGTTGTCTAAGAGCAGGCGAGGAGTGGCTAGAATTAAATCTCGTACCTGTCGCTGGTACTGTTGTCAGCACTATGGTTTTACAG AACTTTGAAGTTGCCAAAGTGATTTATGAAAAAGGTTGTATTCAGGCTGGGGAAGAATGGGTGGAACGAAATCTCCTCGCGATTGCGACTGGCGCGGTTGGTACAGCATTTGCACAG ATTCTGGGGATCTGTTTCGCTCAGAATCTCCGGGCGGACATATTCGCGCAGAAGGCGAAATGGCATTGA